A stretch of the Mesorhizobium sp. Pch-S genome encodes the following:
- a CDS encoding carbohydrate ABC transporter permease, whose protein sequence is MSKATTSLPRTIGAHAILLAYTIIALFPVFVVVINSFKSRQAIFQQPLTPPTPKTFDLIGYTTVFGQGDFFLYFQNSLIVTVVSLFFVLLFGAMAAFALSEYRFRGNTLMGLYLALGIMIPIRLGTVAILQLMVASGLVNTLTALILVYTAQGLPLAIFILSEFMKGVSDDLKNAGRIDGLSEYTIFFRLVLPLVRPAMATVAVFTMIPIWNDLWFPLILAPSEATKTVTLGAQIFLGQFVTNWNAILAALSLAILPVLVLYLIFSRQLIRGITSGAVK, encoded by the coding sequence ATGAGCAAGGCCACCACCTCCCTGCCGCGGACCATTGGCGCACACGCGATCCTGCTGGCTTACACCATCATCGCGCTGTTCCCGGTCTTCGTCGTCGTCATCAACTCGTTCAAGTCGCGCCAGGCGATCTTCCAGCAGCCGCTGACGCCGCCGACGCCCAAGACCTTCGACCTGATCGGCTACACCACCGTGTTCGGCCAGGGCGATTTCTTCCTGTATTTCCAGAACAGCCTGATCGTTACCGTCGTGTCGCTGTTCTTCGTGCTGCTGTTCGGCGCCATGGCAGCCTTCGCGCTGTCGGAATACCGCTTCCGCGGCAACACGCTGATGGGCCTCTATCTGGCGCTCGGCATCATGATCCCGATCCGCCTCGGCACGGTTGCCATCCTGCAGCTGATGGTGGCCTCAGGGCTGGTCAACACGCTCACGGCGCTCATCCTGGTCTACACCGCGCAGGGCCTGCCGCTCGCCATCTTCATCCTGTCGGAATTCATGAAGGGCGTATCGGACGACCTCAAGAACGCCGGCCGCATCGACGGGCTGTCCGAATACACGATCTTCTTCCGCCTGGTACTGCCGCTGGTGCGTCCGGCCATGGCCACCGTCGCGGTCTTCACCATGATCCCGATCTGGAACGACCTGTGGTTCCCGCTGATCCTGGCGCCTTCGGAGGCGACCAAGACCGTCACGCTCGGCGCGCAGATCTTCCTCGGTCAGTTCGTCACCAACTGGAACGCCATCCTGGCGGCGCTGTCGCTGGCGATCCTGCCGGTTCTGGTCCTCTACCTGATCTTCTCGCGCCAGCTCATCCGCGGCATCACCTCGGGTGCCGTGAAGTAG
- a CDS encoding GntR family transcriptional regulator, with protein MSEAADVIFASLKQASQSGAPLYLQLRRSIEDAVNRGLIGPGDALPSERDIASMADISRVTVRKAVQDLVKGGVLVQRHGSGTFVAPRMERVEQSLSRLTSFTEDMARRGKAVRSTWLDRGLYAPSPEEMMVLGLAASEMVARVARLRIANDTPLAIERASLSVNALPDPSVVGSSLYAALEATGNRPVRAVQRISAVNLNEADARLLDAPTGSASLRIERISYLASGKVIEFTRSVYRGDAYDFVAELRLGVTSDDNGVRQ; from the coding sequence ATGAGCGAAGCGGCGGACGTCATCTTTGCCTCGCTCAAGCAAGCCTCGCAAAGCGGTGCGCCGCTCTATCTCCAGCTTCGTCGCAGCATCGAGGATGCCGTGAACCGCGGCCTGATCGGCCCGGGCGACGCGCTGCCTTCGGAGCGCGACATCGCCTCGATGGCCGACATCTCCCGCGTCACGGTGCGCAAGGCTGTGCAGGATCTGGTCAAGGGTGGCGTCCTGGTGCAGCGCCATGGCTCCGGCACGTTCGTGGCACCGCGCATGGAACGCGTCGAACAATCGCTGTCGCGGCTCACCTCCTTCACCGAAGACATGGCCAGGCGTGGCAAGGCTGTGCGCTCGACCTGGCTCGACCGCGGGCTTTATGCCCCGTCACCGGAAGAGATGATGGTTCTGGGTTTGGCCGCCAGCGAAATGGTCGCCCGTGTGGCACGTCTGCGCATCGCCAATGATACGCCGCTGGCGATCGAGCGCGCTTCGCTTTCGGTCAATGCGCTGCCCGATCCGAGTGTTGTCGGCTCTTCGCTCTATGCGGCCCTGGAAGCAACCGGCAACCGGCCGGTGCGCGCAGTCCAGCGCATCTCCGCCGTCAATCTCAACGAGGCGGATGCGAGGCTGCTCGATGCGCCAACGGGCTCGGCCAGCCTGCGCATCGAGCGCATCTCCTATCTCGCCAGCGGCAAGGTGATCGAGTTCACACGCTCGGTCTATCGCGGCGATGCCTATGATTTTGTCGCCGAGCTGAGGCTTGGCGTGACCAGCGACGACAACGGAGTGCGGCAATGA
- a CDS encoding N-acetylmuramic acid 6-phosphate etherase yields MAQKRTEAQHRDAEGLDIQAPEAVLKSLAEAQIEAAGAVREAIPAIAAASALISERLKSGGRLVYAAAGSSGLMAVADALELPGTFGIKRDRIVILIAGGDEAFHNLAGGPEDDEEEAAAGIAGAGVTSADCVIALSASGSTPYAVRALRDARQRGAATIAIANNGDTPLLNAADVAILLKTPPEVIAGSTRMGAGTAQKIALNMMSTLAAVHLGHVHDGYMVNLFADNAKLRDRAARIVTAITGLDRDAADRSLEQSGGAVKTAILLAAGAESVDAAEGILEKTGQKLRPALSAIRGEQGA; encoded by the coding sequence ATGGCGCAGAAGCGCACAGAAGCGCAGCATCGAGATGCCGAGGGGCTGGATATCCAGGCGCCCGAGGCCGTATTGAAGTCGCTGGCCGAGGCCCAGATCGAGGCCGCTGGCGCCGTGCGCGAAGCCATTCCCGCCATTGCCGCCGCATCCGCATTGATCTCCGAGCGCCTCAAGTCCGGCGGACGGCTCGTCTATGCCGCCGCAGGCAGTTCCGGCCTCATGGCTGTCGCCGATGCGCTCGAGCTTCCCGGGACTTTCGGCATCAAACGCGATCGCATTGTCATCCTCATCGCCGGTGGTGATGAAGCTTTCCACAATCTTGCGGGTGGTCCCGAGGACGACGAGGAAGAGGCCGCTGCCGGAATTGCAGGAGCCGGCGTCACCTCGGCCGATTGCGTCATTGCTCTTTCGGCCAGCGGCTCGACTCCCTATGCGGTTCGTGCCTTGCGTGACGCGCGCCAGCGCGGCGCCGCGACGATCGCGATCGCCAACAATGGCGACACGCCGCTGCTCAATGCCGCCGACGTCGCCATCCTGCTGAAAACCCCGCCGGAAGTCATCGCCGGCTCGACCCGCATGGGTGCGGGCACCGCCCAGAAGATCGCGCTCAACATGATGTCGACCTTGGCTGCCGTCCATCTGGGCCACGTCCATGACGGCTACATGGTCAATCTTTTCGCCGACAACGCCAAGCTGCGCGACCGCGCGGCGCGCATCGTCACTGCCATAACCGGGCTCGATCGCGATGCCGCCGACCGCTCGCTCGAGCAGAGTGGTGGCGCGGTGAAGACTGCCATTCTGCTCGCCGCCGGTGCTGAAAGCGTCGATGCGGCCGAGGGAATATTGGAGAAGACCGGCCAGAAGCTGCGGCCGGCCCTTTCCGCCATCAGAGGAGAACAGGGGGCGTGA
- a CDS encoding glutamine synthetase family protein: MSESEQLKAWIDKNGPIESVQAVVCDLNGIMRGKRIPVEQASKVLGGGIRMPLSIVGVDVWGEDIIGSTQVFATGDGDGICEATGRGPLPVSWTSRPSALIPLQLSLEDGRPFLADPRQALAAIVAQYRELGLRPVVATEMEFYLIDPEPDGAVPPISPYTGKRLDSDAILSIDELDDFGEFFSDVYKECARQDVPADAAIAENGIGQFEINLLHTDDPLKAADDSVFFKRIVKGVARKHGLAATFMAKPYGTRSGNGMHVHFSLLNDKGENVFDDGTAEGSPVLKSAVAGLLRGMAETTLMFAPHYNSYRRLRPDTHAPTSISWGYENRTAAIRIPGGNPKARRIEHRVAGADSNPYLVLTAILGAALVGIKNNWKPTAPQTGRAYSAKKQRKIPAEWGQAVDAFESGPIAAEIFAPVLRQMMVACKRQEIAGFAEQVTDYEFSAYLEIV; encoded by the coding sequence TTGAGCGAATCAGAACAGTTAAAGGCATGGATTGACAAAAACGGCCCGATCGAAAGCGTTCAGGCAGTGGTCTGCGACCTGAACGGCATCATGCGCGGCAAGCGCATCCCGGTCGAACAGGCATCCAAGGTTCTCGGCGGCGGCATCCGCATGCCGCTTTCCATCGTCGGCGTCGACGTCTGGGGCGAGGACATCATCGGCAGCACGCAGGTTTTCGCCACGGGTGACGGCGACGGTATCTGCGAGGCGACAGGACGTGGACCGCTGCCGGTCAGCTGGACTTCACGGCCAAGCGCGCTCATCCCGCTGCAATTGTCCCTTGAGGATGGCCGCCCGTTCCTGGCCGATCCGCGGCAGGCGCTGGCAGCGATCGTCGCGCAGTATCGCGAGCTGGGTCTGCGGCCGGTCGTGGCGACGGAAATGGAATTCTACCTGATCGACCCCGAGCCGGACGGCGCCGTGCCTCCGATCTCGCCCTATACGGGCAAGCGGCTCGATTCCGACGCCATTCTCTCGATCGATGAACTGGACGATTTCGGCGAGTTCTTCTCGGACGTCTACAAGGAATGCGCGAGGCAGGACGTGCCGGCCGACGCTGCGATCGCCGAAAACGGCATCGGTCAGTTCGAGATCAATCTTCTGCATACCGACGATCCGTTGAAGGCAGCGGATGACAGCGTTTTCTTCAAGCGCATCGTCAAGGGCGTGGCACGCAAGCATGGGCTGGCAGCAACCTTCATGGCCAAGCCCTACGGCACACGTTCAGGCAACGGCATGCATGTGCATTTCAGCCTGCTGAACGACAAGGGCGAGAACGTCTTCGACGACGGCACCGCCGAGGGTTCGCCAGTGCTGAAGAGTGCGGTCGCCGGCCTGCTGCGCGGCATGGCGGAAACGACGCTGATGTTCGCGCCGCACTACAACTCCTACCGCCGCCTGCGGCCCGACACGCACGCACCGACCTCGATCTCCTGGGGTTACGAAAACCGGACGGCGGCCATCCGCATTCCGGGCGGCAATCCGAAGGCGCGGCGTATCGAACACCGTGTCGCCGGGGCAGATTCCAATCCCTATCTGGTGCTGACGGCGATCCTCGGTGCGGCTCTGGTCGGCATCAAAAACAACTGGAAGCCGACGGCCCCGCAGACGGGACGCGCCTATTCGGCCAAGAAGCAGCGCAAGATCCCGGCAGAATGGGGCCAGGCGGTGGATGCATTCGAGAGCGGCCCGATCGCGGCCGAAATCTTCGCGCCCGTGCTTCGGCAGATGATGGTCGCCTGCAAGCGGCAGGAGATCGCCGGTTTCGCCGAGCAAGTAACGGACTACGAGTTCAGCGCCTATCTCGAAATCGTCTAG
- a CDS encoding sugar ABC transporter permease: MAAASKKPFRWHIGVFLAPAVLVYTAIMILPLFGTLQLSLFRSIEQVQTFVGFDNFRTLFTDPSWSFNFWNALKNNVWFFIIHMVVQNPIGVMLAALLSSPKLRFTAFYRTAIFIPTILSFVIVGFAWKLILSPIWGVAPDLMGMVGLKSLFTPWLGKEQYALTALSLISVWQFVGIPMMLIYAALLSIPDEVIEAAECDGITGWSQFWKIKLPLILPAIGIISILTFVGNFNAFDLIYTAQGALAGPNYSTDILGTFLYRAFFGFQLQVGDPHMGATIATMMFLIILIGVCFYLFLVQRRLRRYQF; the protein is encoded by the coding sequence ATGGCTGCAGCATCGAAAAAACCGTTCCGTTGGCATATCGGCGTCTTCCTGGCGCCGGCGGTGCTCGTCTACACGGCGATCATGATCCTGCCTTTGTTCGGCACGCTGCAGCTTTCGCTGTTCCGTTCCATCGAGCAGGTGCAGACCTTTGTCGGCTTCGACAATTTCCGCACCTTGTTCACCGATCCGTCCTGGTCGTTCAACTTCTGGAATGCGCTGAAGAACAATGTCTGGTTCTTCATCATCCACATGGTGGTGCAGAACCCGATCGGCGTCATGCTGGCAGCACTTCTGTCCAGCCCGAAACTGCGCTTCACCGCGTTCTATCGCACTGCGATCTTCATCCCGACCATCCTGTCTTTCGTGATCGTCGGTTTTGCCTGGAAACTGATCCTGTCGCCGATCTGGGGCGTCGCTCCAGACCTCATGGGGATGGTCGGCCTCAAGAGCCTGTTCACGCCCTGGCTCGGCAAGGAGCAGTATGCGCTGACCGCGCTCAGCCTGATCTCGGTCTGGCAGTTCGTCGGCATCCCGATGATGCTGATCTATGCCGCGCTCCTGTCCATCCCCGACGAGGTGATCGAAGCCGCCGAATGCGACGGCATTACCGGCTGGTCGCAGTTCTGGAAGATCAAGCTGCCGCTGATCCTGCCCGCCATCGGCATCATCTCGATCCTGACCTTTGTCGGCAATTTCAACGCCTTCGACCTGATCTACACCGCGCAGGGCGCGCTGGCCGGGCCTAACTATTCGACCGATATCCTGGGCACGTTCCTCTATCGCGCCTTCTTCGGTTTCCAGCTGCAGGTGGGTGACCCGCACATGGGCGCCACCATCGCCACCATGATGTTCCTGATCATCCTGATCGGCGTCTGCTTCTATCTCTTCCTCGTGCAGCGGCGCCTGCGCCGCTACCAGTTCTGA
- the nagA gene encoding N-acetylglucosamine-6-phosphate deacetylase: protein MSKYFALTGARIFDGADWHDDAALIVADGLVEAIAGRSTIPPEADIVDLDGGILAPGFIDLQVNGGGGVMLNDHPDLASIETICRAHMPFGTTALLPTLITDTPEITAAAIAAGAEAARRKLPGFLGLHLEGPHLSLARKGAHDPKLIRPMNEADQAALIAARAQLPVLQTTVAPESASAAQVEALAKAGIVVSLGHSDTDYATATAYVAAGASMATHLFNAMSQIGNREPGLAGAAIDSSTMFAGLIADGIHVHPATIEIALKSKQGPGRIFLVTDAMATIGTKMTEFTLNGRTIYRKDGSLRLADGTLAGADLDMISAVRFMHKVVGIDLAEALRMASFYAAEAVGQSHRLGRFAKGTAADIVALSDDVGMKGTWIGGNRVFG, encoded by the coding sequence ATGAGCAAGTATTTCGCACTCACCGGCGCACGCATCTTCGACGGCGCCGACTGGCATGACGATGCCGCCCTGATCGTCGCCGACGGGCTGGTCGAGGCGATTGCCGGGCGCAGCACCATTCCACCCGAGGCCGATATCGTCGACCTCGACGGCGGCATCCTGGCACCCGGCTTCATCGACCTGCAGGTCAATGGCGGCGGCGGCGTGATGCTGAACGACCACCCTGACCTCGCTTCGATCGAAACGATCTGCCGCGCGCACATGCCGTTCGGTACCACGGCGTTGCTGCCGACACTGATAACCGACACTCCAGAGATCACGGCTGCAGCAATCGCGGCAGGTGCCGAAGCCGCACGGCGCAAGCTGCCTGGCTTCCTCGGCCTGCATCTGGAGGGGCCGCATCTGTCGCTTGCGCGCAAGGGTGCGCACGATCCCAAGCTGATCCGGCCGATGAACGAAGCCGATCAGGCGGCGTTGATCGCAGCCAGGGCGCAGCTGCCGGTCCTGCAGACCACGGTCGCTCCGGAATCGGCAAGCGCTGCCCAGGTCGAAGCGCTGGCGAAGGCCGGCATCGTCGTAAGCCTCGGCCACTCGGACACCGACTATGCAACCGCAACCGCCTATGTCGCGGCGGGGGCTTCCATGGCGACGCATCTGTTCAATGCGATGAGCCAGATCGGCAATCGCGAACCGGGACTGGCCGGTGCTGCGATCGACAGCAGCACGATGTTCGCCGGCCTCATCGCTGATGGCATTCACGTGCATCCGGCAACCATCGAGATCGCGCTGAAATCGAAGCAGGGCCCGGGACGCATCTTCCTGGTCACCGACGCCATGGCGACGATCGGCACCAAAATGACCGAATTCACGCTCAACGGCCGCACCATCTACCGCAAGGACGGCAGCCTGCGTCTAGCCGACGGCACATTGGCCGGCGCCGACCTGGACATGATCTCGGCCGTTCGTTTCATGCACAAGGTGGTCGGCATCGATCTGGCCGAAGCCCTGCGCATGGCGTCATTCTATGCCGCTGAAGCCGTCGGCCAGTCGCACCGGCTCGGTCGTTTTGCCAAAGGCACGGCTGCCGACATCGTCGCCTTGAGCGACGATGTCGGCATGAAGGGTACCTGGATCGGCGGCAACCGGGTTTTCGGTTAG
- a CDS encoding ABC transporter substrate-binding protein produces the protein MKTKLLTALLLGSSVLGFAGVASAADATLNIESWRGDDLAIWKDKLIPAFEAKNPGIKVVFAPSAPTEYDAALGAKLAAGSAGDLITCRPFDKSLELYKKGDLADLTKLSGMENFSSVAKAAWTTDDGSATFCVPMASVIHGFIYNKDAFEKLGLKIPQTRDEFFAALDKIKADGTYIPMAMGTKDLWEAATMGYQNIGPNYWKGEEGRLALIKGEQKLTDKDWVEPYAELAKWKPYLGDGFEAQTYPDSQNLFTLGRAAIYPAGSWEIGLFNTQAQFKMGAFPPPVGKAGDTCYISDHTDIGIGLNAKSKNADAAKTFLTWVASPEFATIYANALPGFFSLNSSPVKMEDPLAQEFVSWREKCKPSIRSTYQILSRGTPNLENETWVESANVINGTDTPEVAAEKLQKGLDSWYKPAK, from the coding sequence ATGAAGACGAAACTTCTTACGGCACTACTTTTAGGCTCCAGCGTACTCGGCTTTGCCGGCGTGGCGTCGGCCGCCGATGCCACGCTCAACATCGAGAGCTGGCGCGGTGACGACCTCGCCATCTGGAAGGACAAGCTGATCCCGGCTTTCGAAGCGAAGAACCCCGGCATCAAGGTCGTGTTCGCGCCTTCGGCTCCAACCGAATATGACGCGGCACTCGGCGCCAAGCTCGCCGCGGGTTCGGCTGGCGACCTGATCACCTGCCGTCCGTTCGACAAGTCGCTCGAGCTGTACAAGAAGGGCGATCTCGCCGACCTGACCAAGCTGTCGGGCATGGAGAACTTCTCCAGCGTTGCCAAGGCTGCCTGGACCACCGACGACGGCTCGGCCACCTTCTGCGTGCCGATGGCCTCGGTCATCCATGGCTTCATCTACAACAAGGACGCCTTCGAGAAGCTCGGCCTCAAGATTCCGCAGACCCGCGACGAATTCTTCGCTGCTCTCGACAAGATCAAGGCCGACGGCACCTACATACCGATGGCCATGGGCACCAAGGATCTCTGGGAAGCCGCGACCATGGGCTACCAGAACATCGGTCCGAATTACTGGAAGGGCGAAGAGGGTCGTCTGGCGCTGATCAAGGGCGAGCAGAAGCTGACCGACAAGGACTGGGTCGAGCCCTACGCCGAACTCGCCAAGTGGAAGCCTTATCTCGGGGATGGCTTCGAGGCGCAGACCTATCCGGACAGCCAGAACCTGTTCACGCTCGGCCGCGCTGCCATCTATCCGGCGGGCTCGTGGGAAATCGGCCTGTTCAACACCCAGGCCCAGTTCAAGATGGGCGCCTTCCCGCCGCCGGTCGGCAAGGCCGGCGACACCTGCTACATCTCCGACCACACCGATATCGGCATCGGCCTGAACGCCAAGAGCAAGAATGCCGACGCGGCCAAGACCTTCCTGACCTGGGTCGCCTCGCCGGAATTCGCCACCATTTATGCCAACGCTTTGCCTGGCTTCTTCAGCCTGAATTCGTCGCCGGTGAAGATGGAAGATCCGCTGGCGCAGGAATTCGTTTCCTGGCGCGAGAAGTGCAAGCCGTCGATCCGCTCGACCTATCAGATCCTGTCGCGCGGCACGCCGAACCTGGAGAACGAGACCTGGGTTGAATCGGCCAACGTCATCAACGGCACCGATACGCCGGAAGTCGCGGCCGAGAAGCTGCAGAAGGGCCTCGACAGCTGGTACAAGCCGGCGAAGTAA
- the rpe gene encoding ribulose-phosphate 3-epimerase translates to MTGKTLIAPSVLSSDFSRLGDEVEAIVEAGADWIHLDVMDGHFVPNITFGAPVIKAIRNRTKAYFDCHLMIAPVDPYLAAFAEAGCDGITVHAEAGPHLDRSLQTIRNLGKRAGVALNPGTPESVIEYVLDRLDLVLLMTVNPGFGGQAFIPAVVEKVKRVKALIGDRPIDIEIDGGVSPETAPLVTAAGANVLVAGAAVFKGGTVEAYRSNIAAIRTAADRAAL, encoded by the coding sequence ATGACCGGAAAAACCCTTATCGCACCGTCGGTGCTGTCGTCCGATTTCTCCAGGCTCGGCGACGAGGTCGAAGCCATCGTCGAGGCCGGCGCCGACTGGATCCACCTCGACGTCATGGATGGGCATTTCGTGCCCAACATCACGTTCGGTGCGCCGGTCATCAAGGCGATCCGCAACCGCACCAAAGCCTATTTCGACTGCCATCTGATGATCGCGCCGGTCGATCCCTATCTGGCAGCTTTCGCCGAGGCAGGCTGCGACGGCATCACCGTGCATGCCGAAGCCGGTCCGCATCTCGACCGGTCGCTGCAGACCATCCGCAATCTCGGCAAGAGGGCGGGTGTCGCGCTCAATCCCGGTACGCCGGAAAGCGTCATCGAATACGTGCTCGATCGCCTGGACCTCGTCCTTCTGATGACGGTCAATCCGGGCTTTGGCGGGCAGGCCTTCATCCCGGCGGTCGTCGAGAAGGTGAAGCGGGTCAAGGCGCTGATCGGTGACCGGCCGATCGACATCGAGATCGACGGCGGTGTTTCGCCTGAAACCGCGCCGCTGGTCACCGCTGCCGGCGCCAATGTTCTCGTTGCCGGCGCTGCCGTGTTCAAGGGCGGCACGGTCGAAGCCTATCGCAGCAACATCGCGGCGATCCGGACGGCCGCGGACAGAGCGGCGCTCTGA
- a CDS encoding SIS domain-containing protein has translation MTTTKSHMLREVQEIPEATARLLEGSGKVLAEAGCGIRERDPNFIITVARGSSDHAATFMKYAVELTAGLAVASVGPSVASIYGAKLRLNGSACLAISQSGKSPDIVAMAESARAGGALTIALTNTADSPLARAADYAVDILAGPELSVAATKTYVNSAVAGLALMAHATGDEALIAALKQLPEHFSKAVACDWSPLTAALDGHNSFFILGRGPSFAIASEAALKFKETCAVHAEAYSGAEVMHGPMALVGPKFPVLALAARDASEPSLAAAADTLAAKGAATFITSTLARNATTLPHVATGHPLTDPLTLIVSFYAFVESFARHRGLDPDTPPNLRKVTETV, from the coding sequence ATGACAACAACAAAATCCCATATGCTCCGCGAGGTCCAGGAGATCCCCGAGGCAACCGCCCGTCTTCTTGAGGGATCCGGCAAGGTTCTGGCTGAGGCCGGATGCGGCATCCGCGAACGCGACCCCAACTTCATCATCACCGTGGCCCGCGGCTCTTCCGACCATGCCGCCACCTTCATGAAATACGCCGTGGAACTGACCGCCGGGCTCGCCGTCGCTTCGGTCGGTCCTTCGGTGGCCTCGATCTACGGCGCCAAGCTGCGGTTGAACGGTTCGGCCTGCCTTGCCATCTCGCAATCAGGCAAGAGCCCGGACATCGTCGCCATGGCTGAAAGCGCGCGCGCGGGCGGCGCGCTGACCATCGCGCTCACCAACACGGCCGATTCGCCGCTGGCACGCGCCGCGGACTATGCCGTCGACATCCTGGCCGGGCCGGAACTCAGCGTCGCCGCCACCAAGACCTACGTCAATTCGGCAGTCGCCGGATTGGCACTGATGGCGCATGCCACTGGCGACGAAGCGCTGATTGCCGCCCTGAAGCAGCTGCCCGAGCATTTCAGCAAGGCTGTCGCCTGCGACTGGAGCCCGCTCACCGCAGCACTGGACGGACACAACTCGTTCTTCATCCTGGGCCGCGGCCCGTCCTTCGCGATCGCCTCGGAAGCAGCGCTGAAGTTCAAGGAAACCTGCGCAGTGCACGCAGAGGCCTACAGCGGCGCGGAAGTCATGCACGGCCCGATGGCACTGGTCGGCCCGAAATTCCCGGTGCTGGCGCTTGCTGCCCGTGATGCCTCGGAACCGTCGCTCGCCGCCGCCGCTGACACCCTTGCCGCCAAGGGTGCCGCCACCTTCATCACCTCGACGCTGGCCAGGAACGCAACGACATTGCCACACGTTGCCACCGGGCATCCGCTGACCGACCCGCTGACGCTGATCGTATCGTTCTACGCTTTCGTGGAGTCCTTCGCTCGTCATCGCGGCCTCGATCCCGACACGCCGCCAAACCTGCGCAAGGTGACGGAAACCGTATGA
- a CDS encoding N-acetylglucosamine kinase gives MTFVLGIDGGGTSCRAALATASGEILGRAKSGAANIRSDLTGARTHIVDAARQAFLAAGEDPELITQTPAILGLAGANVGTYKQQLEAILPFSRSSVETDFEIALEGAVGSGDGAIAILGTGTAYMVRKQGKSRSVGAWGFQVGDQGSGARIGRDLLEQTLLAYDGIREASPLTREMMGIFRDNPQDLVEFTTHAKPGDFGGFAPKVFENAAKGDVVAMWIVDKSVADVEASLGVLDLQTGDPLCLLGGLAPLYAPRLSERFRALLKTPLDDALGGSVRMAVRKFADMAETAR, from the coding sequence GTGACTTTCGTGCTCGGCATTGACGGCGGCGGCACCAGCTGCAGGGCAGCGCTCGCAACGGCGAGCGGTGAGATCCTCGGTCGCGCGAAATCGGGCGCGGCCAACATCCGCAGTGACCTGACCGGCGCGCGCACGCATATCGTGGACGCTGCCAGGCAGGCATTTCTCGCGGCGGGCGAAGACCCTGAACTGATCACACAGACGCCGGCCATACTGGGGCTCGCCGGTGCCAATGTCGGCACCTACAAGCAGCAGCTGGAAGCGATCCTGCCGTTCAGCCGCTCCAGCGTGGAGACGGATTTCGAGATCGCGCTCGAAGGCGCGGTCGGCTCCGGCGACGGCGCCATCGCCATCCTCGGCACAGGCACCGCCTATATGGTGCGCAAGCAGGGCAAGTCGCGTTCGGTCGGCGCCTGGGGTTTCCAGGTCGGCGACCAGGGCAGCGGCGCGCGCATCGGGCGCGATCTTCTCGAACAGACCCTGCTGGCCTATGACGGCATCCGCGAAGCCTCGCCGCTGACCCGTGAGATGATGGGCATCTTCCGCGACAATCCGCAGGACCTGGTCGAATTCACCACCCACGCAAAACCCGGCGATTTCGGCGGGTTTGCACCGAAGGTGTTCGAGAACGCCGCCAAAGGCGACGTCGTCGCGATGTGGATCGTCGACAAGTCGGTCGCGGATGTGGAAGCCTCACTCGGCGTGCTCGACCTGCAGACCGGCGATCCGCTGTGCCTGCTCGGCGGGCTCGCCCCACTCTATGCGCCGCGCCTCTCCGAACGTTTTCGGGCACTGCTGAAGACACCGCTCGACGATGCCCTGGGCGGCTCCGTGCGGATGGCGGTCCGAAAATTCGCCGACATGGCGGAGACGGCACGATGA